The Humulus lupulus chromosome 4, drHumLupu1.1, whole genome shotgun sequence genome has a window encoding:
- the LOC133832735 gene encoding protein DETOXIFICATION 45, chloroplastic-like: MQQRKSTYGRPTGTNGFDFSYCMVVESSIGNLVALILFSILIYSFQMGATSAAISTVVSQYVVTFLMLWFLNKRAILLPPKMGSLQFGGYIKSGGFLLGRTLAVLTTMTLGTSMAARQGLVAMAAHQICIQVWLAVSLLVDALGAFAQALTASYMSKGDYKTVKEIAHYVLKVGLVTSLALSAILGLSFGSLATLFTKDAEVLAIVGTGVLFVSASQPLNALAYAFYGLHYGASDFAYAARAMMVVGGMSSAFLLYTPAVIGLPGIWLGLTLFMGLQVVAGFYRYIEMISLEQFLTTFVVEAFRMEECISLIFVYISCFVFSDKGI; encoded by the exons atgcAGCAGAGAAAATCCACATATGGAAGGCCTACTGGAACGAACGGTTTCGATTTCTCCTACTGCATGGTCGTTGAATCTA GTATTGGGAATCTTGTAGCTCTGATTTTGTTTTCCATACTTATTTATTCTTTCCAAATGGGTGCAACTAGTGCAGCAATTTCCACAGTTGTGTCTCA ATATGTTGTCACATTCTTAATGCTATGGTTTCTAAATAAGAGAGCAATACTACTGCCTCCAAAGATGGGATCATTACAATTTGGAGGATACATAAAATCAG GTGGTTTTCTTCTTGGAAGAACTCTTGCTGTTCTAACAACCATGACTTTGGGGACATCAATGGCTGCTCGTCAAGGCCTGGTTGCAATGGCTGCTCATCAGATATGCATACAAGTATGGTTGGCTGTTTCACTTCTGGTTGATGCTCTGGGTGCATTTGCACAG GCTTTGACTGCAAGTTATATGTCTAAAGGTGACTATAAGACAGTGAAGGAAATTGCTCACTATGTGCTGAAG GTAGGATTGGTCACAAGTCTTGCCTTGTCTGCAATTTTGGGTCTATCTTTTGGTTCATTAGCTACTCTGTTCACCAAGGATGCTGAAGTACTAGCAATTGTTGGTACTGGAGTATTG TTTGTCAGTGCTAGTCAACCTCTGAACGCACTAGCTTATGCTTTTTATGGTCTCCATTATGGTGCTTCAGATTTTGCATATGCTGCCCGTGCCATG atGGTGGTGGGAGGAATGTCTTCTGCATTTTTGCTATATACTCCGGCAGTCATTGGTCTTCCCGGGATTTGGTTAGGGCTGACTCTGTTTATGGGTTTGCAGGTGGTGGCTGGATTTTACAG gtatattgagatgatttctttggagcaatttttgacaacatttgtagttgaggcctttagaatggaagaatgtatttcactaatttttgtatacatttcttgttttgtatttagtgataaaggaatctga